TTAAATTCAATCATAAATACCACGATCAGTTTATCATTAACTCAAATCATCCTGTGCTGCAGTGTTTTCTGGTCTACATAAGTCATGGGCTAGATTTATTCTGATATCATCTATAATAATgcaatatctcatccaaaaaaaaataaccgaaagatattatttggatttttAAGTCTCGTATAAATATTCAAAATCTTCTTAGCAAATAATCAACTTAGAACTAAATACATGcttgcacaggatgtcataaaatcTATCCATATAAAAAATAGCATGAAAGATTATTCTGATAGTAGCATTCAATCTCATGTATAGAGGAGTTTGCAATGCAATGATACTCCAACAAGTTAGACTGAAACGGTAATGAGATTCAATTATTAGAACATTGGATCTCAACGACCAGAGGAACCCATTAAAGACCTGATCTATGTCATGGTCAACATTGGATCTCAATGCGACCAGAGGAACCTATTAAAGACCTGATCTATGTCATGGTCAAAACGCTGATAGCAGAGTCTTCCAAGAACACCTCCGAgagttttcttttttcctctttttttttttggtatgaacCTCCGAGAGTTTTCTAATCCCACCATCACACAATGAACATGGTGCCCATCCGGTGCTCAAGCAAATCAACTTTCGAGGCACGTATGGTGTGAGGTGAAGAGTTTGTCAGCAGACAAAATGCAGCGGTCATGATACATCCACTTCCACAGTTGAAGCACTCACTTGCTTGTCAGCCCTACTTCGACGCATGGATTGTGTGCAATCCGTTGCTTTTCTCTGACACGATCCCACTCTCAGCCCCCCTTTCCCGGTCATCTCCACATGATGAGTCGGGTGAGTGCTCTCCTTTATTTCTTGCAGACGCCAAGTTTGGAAGTCCGCATGGAATTTTTTTTATGCCGGCTTTTATCACCAACTAATCTTCCACGAAATGTTTAAAATTTAGACTTTAGACTCGTCCATTTTCCCACCAACCGGGCCGCCTTGGCCTAATTGACTAAAAACCTTTCGAATCGACCAGGTTTTGACAGCAACATCCAAGACTAATCCATCATAGTCGTATTTGCCAGGGATGAGGGATGGCTCATTGGCTCTACAAAATTATAAGAACTCATTTTGCCAACTACTTAGCTTATGCAGAGCTGCACCGTCTTTAACTCCCTTCTCAATCTAAACTTCCTGAATGACATGAACTAAGGGCATTGTGTTGGTTGTTCTTGTTTGAGTATTTGAAAAGAATTCAACTTTTTGTACCAAACAAAGAATTCAAttttattaccaaaaaaaaaaagacttcaaCTTCCCCTCGTCTTTGCCCACATTGGTGACATAATTGTCCACATTCTAATTCTCTCGGTTTGCCAGGATACCACGGCAGGATCGCTCTATATGATTGCTCGTTGGTTGGTCAGAACTTACCTCACCACTCCCCACCTACTCCCTTAACCGCGGCCATAAGCTTTCTCCATACCACCTCATATATAAATTGATCGCGCCTCTCATCCGCCCCCGCCCACCAACTCTTTCTCACCTCTCACGCTCCGTCTCATCTACTGGTCCACCCAGCAGTACTCCCCTTAAACGCCGTGCCAAATGACGGTGATCAATGCTCCGACTGCCTCCGGCCACGGCCAGACCGTCTGCGTCACCGGCGCCGGTGGCTTCATCGCCTCCTGGCTGGTGAAGCTGCTCCTGGAGAAAGGCTACACCGTCAAAGGAACCGTCCGGAACCCAGGCATAAAAACAACTATGGCAAAACTCAACACCATATATAGCTAAATATGTTTACTTGCCAAAAGCTTAATTTCTTTCCCCCTGGTTTCTTCGTGTTAATTATTAGAAATCCCACTTATTTTAGATGATCCGAAGAATGCGCATTTAAAAGCTCTGGAAGGGGCGAAGGAGAGGCTCATCCTATGCAAGGCCGATCTCCTCGATTATGATTCCCTGCGGGCCGCCATCGACGGGTGCCAGGGCGTCTTCCACACCGCCTCTCCGGTGACCGATGATCCGGTAAACACTTACACCGCCGACTAGTCTTCTTGTAGTTGGTTTCTAGAATTACCAAAATCTAGCTAGCCAGCCCTGCCTACCAGATTGGATTAGATGACTAAAACGAATTAATTAAGTACACAACGTAATATGATTCTAACTCCAGGAGGAAATGGTAGAGCCGGCGGTGAGGGGGACCAAGTACGTCATCAACGCAGCTGCCGATGCCGGCACCGTCCGCCGCGTGGTGTTCACCTCCTCGATCGGTGCCGTGACCATGGACCCCAAGCGCGGCCCTGACGTGGTGGTCGACGAGTCATGCTGGAGCGACCTCGAGTTCTGCAAGAACACCAAggttaattaaatattataagcTCACAAACACGTACCCCAATTcgaatatttcatatatataaacCGTGATGGAATGAATTGCACGGATATGAATGGCGGTGGCAGAATTGGTATTGTTACGGGAAGGCGGTGGCGGAGCAGGCGGTGTGGGAGATGGCGAAGGAGACGGGGGTGGATGTGGTGGTGGTGAACCCGGTGCTGGTGATGGGGCCGCTGCTGCAGGGGGCGGTGAACGCGAGCATCAAGCACGTGATGAAGTATCTGGACGGCTCGGCGAAGACGTACACCAACGCGGTGCAGGCGTACGTGGACGTCCGGGACGTGGCGCTGGCGCACCTCCTGGTGTACGAGGCGCCCGGGGCCGCCGGCCGCTACCTCTGCGCGGAGGCGGTCCTCCACCGCGAGGACCTGGTCCGCATCCTCGCCGACCTCTTCCCGGGATATCCGGTCCCCACCAGGTAATTATGATCGATCTCATTCCTCCCTTTGCTTTTTCCTCCCCTCATCGTCCGTACATGATTACGTCACCGATACGCGGATCATAACGTCAGTCTGCTGTGCTTCTGATTAAATGGTTCCGGTGGGAGAGCGTATACGACCCTGGGATCACATGCCTTGGTCGTGAGAAATTATTGCATACACCAGGTGCAAGTCAACCAGGGCAAATCCCGGAGCGTCTTTACAGACAGACAATAATATACATGTTTCACGTTTTATCAAAATCATTTATCGTAGCATCAGCGTGGTTCAAACGCGTGGGTCATGCACTGAGAGAGACggagagttggatttgattacaCATGAGCTGATCCCAATCAAGATCCGGTCAGATtcatattaaataatataaattttacagCGATGACTAacattattagatatgatctatcaTATCtacttataaatatatatatatttttaaattacacatcaaatgataaaaataaatataattttatattatttagattatttaatttttttaatcaattaatatttaaattataaaattttaaattatataattatttaaaataataaattatattcgaCGGCACGAGCCATCAATTAGAGTCCTTCGTCATCTAATTGAACTGCATGAAGATCTGAATAAATATAACTAAATTTagcacgctctctctctctctctctctctctctctatatatatataaaataaattttttaaataataaaaaattttgtcaAAATCTTACGCACCAAGTCTGATTCGTGGAAGCGATAGGGTTAGGTGAGGGCTTCTTTGGGTTAGTGAAAGTTTGTAGACAGGAATTGATGCCTCGTGCACCAATCTGTTTGAATGTCTGGTGGGATTTGGTGCTGTAGGCCCCACATATAAGTTGCGTAAAGTGGATGGCTTCCGAGTTATCATATTGAATTGAGACGCACGCAGGCATGCTGAGaaattgaaagaagagaaaaattattGGTGGAACGTGATCCATCACATTATTTTGGAGCCGGATCCTTCCGTGCGTGCAATACACCGTATCCTGCACTGCACTGTAGAGAATCCGCACTCTTTTATTTTTGGAGTAAATTTAACTAAGGCTCAAGAGGCATTGATGAAGAGAATAGGAAATCcttgaaaaaaattgaatcaaTCATGATTTTTGGTTAAAACAGCAGATCCATTTGTACTCCAGCCATTTTGTTTTCGAAATTAGGATCCAACCactttacaaaaaaataaaataaaataaaataaaataaaggaatCCAACCGATAATTTTTCGAAAGATGGATATCTGTCTTCGGGACATTTGGGGCCCAGTGTGGGAACGGGACGCGGCTGGTTTAACCCAACCCCATCGCTGACACAATTTCAAAAACCTTTTTCAGACATCTCTAGGTGCGATTCCGACAACTATGGATCCATACGCGGGGGGAGATGGAATTTTGGATTAAGTAGGTTAGGTTTTGTCGGAAAAGATGGCGAGATAATTTGAAAATGACCAAACCGCTCCCAGCTTTTTCTTTCTTGACGATAACAGTTATACTATACTGATTTATTAGTACATTATTAAAATACTAATTAGTACGGCTATAATATTCATATATTGATATTTAgtataatattatgttatatgataaataatataatatactatatcagtatcaatattatgatatcaaCATATTATGTTGAAATTATTATACAAATAatacattttatttttattatacatttatatttatattatatcagAATAAAGTATTGTGAACTAATTTTGGAAACACAAATTTTTCTGATTCAAGAAACATGGttagaattttttaaaattttaataattaacatcattcattattttaataatattttagttatttttaaattaaccgaTATTACAAACAAATGGAGGATGATGGATATTACAACAACAAATTTGACAAATACAGATAAATTTTACCTTTTCAATTCTCAAATTTCATCCAAATACCATTTTTTTAATCCGAGAAATCCATGTAAACGGAAAACAACAAGAACCGTAATCGGGATCATAGCATCAATCCCATACAAAAATAAAGTCCCCTCTGCAGTAAACCGACCCAAATTTAAATCCCCAAAATCCCAATCCCCTTTCCAAAGTGGGCCTGACAAACACCTGCTAACCAATTAAAGCTAAAGCTTTATATTAAAAAGAAAAACACAAACAATCGAAACAGCAACCAGGAAGGAAGTGCCAATCTGACTTCAAGATGGGCACCCTAAAAAGGTCAAATAAGTATCATTTATTAGGCAAAAGTTAATAATGATGCAAGACTAGTTCTCCAAGAGCAGTTCTAGTGTGACTAAAATATCTTTAAGAAGCCAAAAATTTCACTCAATATATATGGCAGTCACTCTTTTTTCCTTCATCTACTCTCATACAAACAGTTGTGAAACATCTCTTTGGTGGAACTGTAACATATATTTCTTAATTTGTTTGAGTGAGATTTCTCAATTACTCTATCATTTCCGAAATAGTTAACTTTTTGAGCCTTCATGATTCGATGGCGATCATTTTGTCATATACTCACATCAATTGTTATGGTTACCATGCTACCCTCTTCCACTGTTCCAATGTTGGCATTAGACATTCTTATGGTTGCTCATTTCTTCGCACTCATGGATCGAAAATCATGGCATTGCAGGTGCTCCGATGAGGTAAATCCTCGGAAGCAGCCATACAGGTTCTCGAACCAGCGGCTCAAGGACCTCGGTCTCCAGTTCATACCGGTGACTCAGAGCCTCTACGAAACAGTAAAGAGCCTCCAGGAGAAAGGACACCTCCCTATCATATCTTGATGCTGCTATCACAATCTTGCACCACCATTGCTTGCTGCAGAGGACTGTAGACACATGAACTACAGAAAGACCACCAACCTACCACACTACCATATGTAAAGAATGGCACACCAACCTGCTACACTACAACATGTAAAGAATGGCACTCTCTTTAAAGGTTGCTGTTCATTATATTCCGATCAGAAAGTGCAATATTCATCCAAAGCACCTGTTGGAGTGGACTGAATTAAAATGTAGTTTTTTTCCCCAATTCATAAACATGCGAATGCTCcatattgtaattatatattaatGTTTAAGACagtttttaattatatattaattaaaaaaaataaaaataaaaaccgaCACATTGGCCTGCAGGTGGATGGCTGAATGGTAACCAAGACACATGTCGGAAGAGGACAtcccttctcttattttgtttcATATTGTTGTCACAATTGGATTTTACGTGCATCGATCTATTCCTATTGCTTCATGAAGATACATATACTTACAATCTAAGATTCCATATTTCTGTGTGTGCCTGCACAGTTTGTACGTTTCATAACTATGTATAATGTTTTCTTTACTATTTTCTATTGCAATTCTGAGATTTAAAATTCCTAACTACAGTTTTTTTTTGGAGCAGTATAACCAAACTGAAATGAAACATTCGGAAGGTCTTAATCAGATGATAAACAATTGTGCACATGCACTAAAACCAGCATGACGTATTTCTTTGAATTTATAAATGAACGGTACAATGGGGGTCCTATGCTCCACAAAGTGCTGGTTTTATCTGGCTTCTACATGCCCTAATCCAGCACTTTCCCCAAGAAAACCATAAAAGAAAAGAGATGTAGATCCAGCACACTTGAAATCAGTCGTCAAAATTTTGAACCAACAAAAATATGTGTAGATGCATGGCATGCTGCAAGTTGCCAGCTACACATGCAGACACACAATAAGACTACCCAGCCTGGAGCAAACCGAATTGATGACCATCAATGTGGCAAGAAGTCAGGAAATATGTTCCCACAAATAACGTCCAGTCAATATTACGGCAATGATAATGGTTAGCAGATGCTAATGAATGGTGACCATAACAATGTGCATCAATGGGTCCTAGCAAAATATGTTGGCAGCAACATTTTGTTGATGAACTTGATTTATCATGAAACAAGCAAGCCAACAAAATTAAATGCAACAACTCTGTAGGATGGCATAGACAAATGACACTGCACCACGAGCAGATCCCAAGGATCTCATGGCAGGAAGCAGTAAAAGCAGACAAGCCGCCAATAGCTGCTGAAAATGGCAAAGAAGGCAAATGAATACCAAGGAAGCCAGTTTTAAAAGGAAAAGAACTACCGTAGGCACCAAACATGCAGTGGTACCAGCTGTGGTCCCTAGACAAGCACAGGCCACTGGTTGATgcttattccaaaaagaaaaattgagtcAAGATAGCTTTCTATTAATTATAATGGCATTTCCTTGAAGCATCCGGCACTAACAAAGAGTCTACCACATGACATTCCCCTCCAcaacccctcccccccccccccaccaaaaaaaaaaagaaaaaaaacgagTCTCAGCGGCTGATATCAGCAGGACAAGTGTCCGATTGTGCCCTGTTGTGTGTGTCTAAAAAGTGCCGACACTTCCAGAAACCTTAGAATAGAGTCTCCATGATAGAGCAAACATGGCAACAGGGAAAATGAGTCTCAAAGTTCGAATCTTGAGAGTATAAATTAAAAGTCTAAAGAAGATCACCCCACAAGAGGTTGGTAGGCATAAATTAGAAGTAGCAGATCTCATAGCTAAATGGATAGCAAAGCAATCAAGACAATAACTGCTGAAGTTAACAACCAGATGTGGAATGCAGGAACGAAGGGGATGATAAATCATCAAAACATATCAAGTATAAAGACCAGAGAAACAATTGTGTCATGATGGGTGTAAATTCTtgctaaaagaaaataaaacttGATAGTAATCTCGAAAGTCAAAATAAATTGATATCTTTGTGAAGGTCCAATGATGCATTAAAGAGATGGATCAAGAAGCATGGGACAGATTGGTCAAGGAAATAGATGGCAAGTAAAGTTCATAAATCAAGATTGCACCTTAGTTAAGATGATATaagtgaagaaaataaaaaattaatagctagGGAAAGCATACAATGAAGTGACTACATCGGTACCAAACAATATAGGAGTTTTTCGTCATGAAGAGATTcagaaataaaattgaataaacCCCATAATGGAAGGGAAAGGTTCATGACTAGTAATGAAAAAGGATTCCAAAAACAATAAAGAAGAGAATACCGAAGATCATATATGGATGAATTGATTGTAGAGGTGAACATCAGAAACTGGAACATAGATGAAGACCTCAGGACCAGCACATTGAAGAACATTTGAAAGAAACAATTTTAGGGCATGCAATGATCAAGAAAGCTAGTAAATGAAGGGCAACTACTGCCAATGCATGATTCACTCACCTAGGGTGGTAATAAGAGCCACCACATATTGATAATTGGGCAATAAAGAATATTCTACAAATTAACAAGGCTCGTGAATgtaattcagaaaaaaaaatccttggaGCACAAAAACGAATGTTCTATAATAGCAAAAAAGAGCCTATTTAGGTCAACTATAACTAGCATGCTTGTAAAAAAAACACATTAGGGCCCATAAAGAAAGGATCGTTCATAAATGGCTAGTAACAATTACAATGACTCATAATCGACAGCACACAAGGCAAGGACAAAATGAATAGTCATGTAGAATAAATTAGGAGGTGCATGAGAACCATGTTAAGCCAATTAGATAACCTGTGTTACATATTCAAtcaagaaataaaattaaaaaaaaaataaataaataaaaaaagagaactcACTATGGAGTTGCCAATGAAGAAAGACTCGTCAAGAACgtcctcttttctttctcaagttaaTGATATGGTTATGTGATATAGAGGAGGATTATGGTTCACAAATGTTAGTgacaagagtctaggatcacATGAAGATGAAGACAAAGATGAAGATGAATACGGCATGATTCTCTCATGGTTGGTCATAAATGGAGATATGGAGTAAGAAATGATAGGATGACAAGAAGGGGGGCTGCTGAAAATGCAAAACACCTGCGGCAAAAGGCATCTATAGGTCTAAAAGATAACAATGCTTAAATGGAGACAAGCCACCAACAGTTGCCGAAGAAAGTGCTGATGATAAGTAATCATGTATTAGCATTTCCAGGCCATGAGGTAGCTTTGGATAAAGGAATTATGTAGGAAGATGACATGCAAGAAGTACATGTAATTAATAACAAATTACAGGAGTGCAAGTGCAGTAGAAACAAAGGTTACAAAATCTACTAGTTTGATCTTAAAGCATATTTGCTAAAGCAAACCTATGAATGCACCAACTTCAAGCAGCAATAATGGACTCTGTAATAGAGGTAAAGGTTGAGTCAAGCTTTCAGTTATAGACCGAATATTAAAGGAAGCTGGAaggagcaaaaaagaaaaaaatggtggATTAAAGAATTTCTCAAGTAAGACACATCTAGCAGAAAGTAAGTTAAAAGAAGATATAAAAGGATAGTAATATCCACAAATGAAGATTGAGGAATCCACCGGCATCTTGGTGTGTCAATCTAGAAGACACCATGAGCAAAGAAACTTCGGGCATAATGAGTCAGCAATGAGCACTtgaacatttaaatttgaaaacaaaaaaaaaaaaaagaagaagactgtGAATTCCAAAACCAAAAATATGCAAAGGTTCACAAGTAGTGACAATTGGGTCCCAAATGCAGTCACAATAGAGGTACCAAGTATGATTTGCAAAGGGTACCAAAGAATTGCAAACAAGTAGAATTGGCCAGCTGAAAGGGAAAATAGCATCTTGTGAGTGCATGACAAACAATAAAAATATAGTGGGCCCAATACACAGGTCCTGCATAGGAATACAAAGAGAAGAAAATCTTTCcgggaaaaaaaatgaaaatttacCAGAATAGGATAATTCAGTCATAGAGGGAAAAGGGACCACAATGAGTGATGGTGTGAAATCAATAATAGTTTCACAAAGAAGTATCCCCGAGTTCTACCAAAATGACAGTAAAGATATGAAAGAggattttttgatgatgacaatctTCATAAACAGTAAAAATAGACCAAGAATGCAGATAAGGGAAGAAAGCCCAGATGGAAGCATGAACgttgtgaagaaactaggaaCCGTGAGCCAAGGAAAAATTTTTTAAGCTATGTTGGTGGAAAGAGTTGGTACAACAGATAAACTAACCAAAAAACATGCAAAGAAAGTTAAAAGCAGCATAGTTTGTCCAAAAACtaaaaaaatctttgattttttttttgtaaaacgaAGCTTAAAATTTAAAGAAACATAAACAACGGACAATGAATCTACTCATTATAATCTCAGGTGATCAGGTTTAACAGATTCACAGAATTTAGATCAAATAGCTTGAGACATGCATGTCCATCAATAATTACAGGGCATGTTTGAGTGCCTGATTAATTTTCCGTGGATAAACCCCAAGCACAGAGAAAGCTCAGGGAGGAGCTGCTACTTACAAGAAGAATTTTGTTCAGAGAGGGGAAGAATCTCACTCATGCATTCCCAAAATATCAAGATACCAAAGTTCCATCTAAAAAGTGATCTATGGCGTCACCTATTATTTTGGGATTCTATGAATCCAAGTTTCTGATTCCGGTAAAACTTCTCTCCCCGCACAATTAGCTTCTCCTGAAAAAAAAAACTAAccatgtaataacccagatttaaataataataataagaagaagaagaagaaaaaagagaacgaAAGAGGACTCGTGATAGAGTCTGTCTTCCCTCTTTGAATTAGaatgggattgggactctaggaGCCCTAGATCCCATCTATAAATTTCCTCTTCTCTATCTTAAGTAAGCCATGAAAACATCAggcttcctttctcttctttctccctcttttccttCGTTGGAGTCGTTGATTGCCTTCATCGTGCCCACCGAAAATCAAGACCAGAGATGCCACCGAAACCAAGGTAAGGTCCCaatccttccttctctctctcttgctcatctTCTCATAACCCCAGACCTCGCCGCCGGCCATTAGCTTTGTTGGAAATAAATTCCAAAGAAGATCCCTTGTTTTCTCCATGTTATTTTGGTTTTTTTCGTCATTGTTTGCCGTCGTCGGTCACCAGACTTGATCTCTCGATGTCGTCGGGGACTGCTCCACCGATCGGAGTGGTGGTCGGTTGGGGGGGAGGCCCTTAGTTCGGGAACAAGAGGGAGGAAGGACCTCCCCTGTTCTGTGAAGAAGAGGACTGCGCAGGTCCTCTGCTcccatgaaagaaaaaaaaagaaaaagaaaagaaaaaaaaaggaaaagaaaagaaagaaaaaaaattctctctcttctctttaccttctctctccagtttctctctctattttctctctctagaccttttatctctttttatggattttgtctctctaggatcattctctttctctctgattgcttTATAGAACCTAGGATAAACtttagatgaaaatatgatgatctgagattgcttcaAAATACGTGTAGTAAATTGAATCCTGATCCGattcttattcgaaattgataacatcgatcatggttaatccatattaagtcaccctgatataacctctgatgatctcaatcatgattgccacttttgaaggatacgaagattctctctccactttctctctctattttctctctcatgatcgattttctctctctaagaaggtctatgaatcgtgtaccgagtcatgccttcatcttttaggggctcatattgatcctaacaagatgatccgaagttgcttcgatatccatgctgtatgtcaacctcatttgatcatatcaagtatctttcaaattcattattaataactctattgattgatctggatctaatatgtgcttcataatttttttgatcaagtcacttgaatctgaccctcagatcagagatcctgaattgccctggtatctggatggtccgacacatccggtcaacagtcctcttttcttataatttaatcttattatattcataaaatagaaattgatgatgatttgatattttaaataggattagctgatttttttaacgaagtctgaagatctaagatgaatgaggtaagtaaatcttacactccttatttatttttaaatcttcatgattttcatgcatatgatctcttattgatgaagtcatatttttcataaaatagggatcagtatatgtgatataaaaaagcatattttattatgagcattgattgcatgagtgtattttataaaaagttgcatgattatgaagcatgaaattttattgttttcatctatgtatatgtatgttttaagaaaaagatataatgatttcaaaaagaCTCTCAGATGACTATGAATGAATCCTTTCAGGAAGATTgatatccggagctagcatccacacgaaacatggtcctgccagcgggtataaagttggcacatgaattaaaaactctatcgattaagaaacatggccttgTCACTGATATAATAATGATCTTagtatgaatatctgtgagcaatattttgaaacatgatatgaatacatgatgaaaatgatttacgattcatgattgtgaaatatacatgatttatgcatacatgatgaatttattacttgttttgttatatgctctatgaaatactttattttatattatctattattttttaaatattgcattatcatgaaaaacttatgcttgatccgataaggaagcgcaagttctacttactggattAGTGTAGCTCATAatccttttgttttctttttgtttgaacagaggaataaggttaggatcagCAAAAAAAATCCaggcttgaagatctgcatagcaagcttgaaaatttagtagcagaagtttagtttattttataatcatggatttatagttatttatgaatgttgagattcgggttggtacttgcttttggattttgatgctctgaaccaatattggttcaattatttgatgaataatggaattgaatctttttatttgatggattttagatgattatgatggattggcttcgtgttatcgtgggctccatccctcggtagcatgatcGTATTATGTcctggatttggggcgtgacattttatggtatcagggtATGGCGTGTTGAGAGAATGGGGCATGACATACAGCATTTTTGATGTGAGCGTGTTGGGGCGCCAGTACATCCCTGATTTGGGGCATGACATCCCTCAACCAGCTATTTTTGATCGTGTTTGGGAATGGCGTGTTGAGGGATGTACTGACGCAATGGAGCAATCAGGGTATCAGGTGAGTCTGACTGATCTGTATGTCAGAATTTCTcaatcttttgtttctttctacccaaacaagattttttttttgcatg
The DNA window shown above is from Elaeis guineensis isolate ETL-2024a chromosome 8, EG11, whole genome shotgun sequence and carries:
- the LOC105050729 gene encoding cinnamoyl-CoA reductase 1, which gives rise to MTVINAPTASGHGQTVCVTGAGGFIASWLVKLLLEKGYTVKGTVRNPDDPKNAHLKALEGAKERLILCKADLLDYDSLRAAIDGCQGVFHTASPVTDDPEEMVEPAVRGTKYVINAAADAGTVRRVVFTSSIGAVTMDPKRGPDVVVDESCWSDLEFCKNTKNWYCYGKAVAEQAVWEMAKETGVDVVVVNPVLVMGPLLQGAVNASIKHVMKYLDGSAKTYTNAVQAYVDVRDVALAHLLVYEAPGAAGRYLCAEAVLHREDLVRILADLFPGYPVPTRCSDEVNPRKQPYRFSNQRLKDLGLQFIPVTQSLYETVKSLQEKGHLPIIS